CACGAGACGGAGCCCGAGGGCGACGGCGACGCGGACGGGGACGGCTCGGCCGAGGGCGACTCGGGCGACGTCGGGCGGCTGGGCGGCGGCGCGCCCGCGCCCAAGGACTGCGGCGACGACGAGCAGGAGGACAGCGCCATCGACGTGACGGAGACGAGCGCCAGCGAGCCCCCGGACAGCGACGACAAGGACACGGACCTGAACGTGAGCACGGAGTCGGCCGAGGCGGACGCGGACGCGCCCTCCGAGGCCAGCTCCGTGTCCAAGCTGGTGCAGACGGACGAGACGCCCATCAACCTCACCCGCAAGCTGAAGGGCGAGCGCAAGCTCAGGAAGGACTGCTACGTCTTCACCGAcaacgaggacgacgacgaggaggcgGCCGACCTGGAGGAGGAGCGGGACGAGGTGGGCGCCCTCGACCTGTCCCGCCACGCCCGCACGGTCCGAGAGGCGCGGGCGCAGCGCGAGAGCCTGGAGTCGCCTCCGTCGGGAGGCAAGGCGGGCCGCACGGCGCGGGGCCAGGGCACGCAGACCATCCTGTCCATCACGCAGAGCAACAAGTCGAAGAAGCTCAAGCAGAGCCCGACGTGCACGGCGTCGCCCACGTCGACGGCGCAGGcggccgcctccgccgcccaGATCAGCCGGCCGGCGCTGCCCCTCGACTGGACGCACCCGCCCATCGTGCCCGGCCCCGTCACGCCGCACGCCGTGGCCTTCAGCGACCTCATGACGCTGTCGCACGCGGCGGTGCAGCTGCAGCTGGCCATGGCCCATGCCCAGGCGCAGGCACAGGCTcaggcgcaggcgcaggctcaggcGCAGGCCCAGGCGCAGGCCGAAGCGCAGGCCCGAGCGCAGGAGCAGGTGCTGAAGAGCCTGAAGGTGAGCGAGTCGCTGAGCTTCGTGAACGGGTCTGGCGACACGCTGACCATCAGCCCCATCACGACGGCGCTGCAGGACAGGCCGTCCAAGAACACGCCCACGAAGGCCACCAGCAAGATGCACCACCACGCGGCCAAGGCCAGCGTCAACGGCGGCTCGCACGTGTCGCACTCGCGGAGCTCGAGCACCAAGTCGCACGGCAGCCACAAGTCGGCGGGCAGCATCATCAGCAGCAAGGCCAGCGCCTCCAGCCACGGCGGCCTCAGGACCACCATCCACAAGTCGGCGCTGACGGCGTCGCTCAAGATCCCGTCGGTGTCCGTGAGCAAGACGAACGGCGCCGCGTCGTCCGGCTCGGGCGGCGGCAGCAAGGGCGACAAGGACTACCCCGAGCGCACCGGCGACCCCGTCTTCAAGATCACCAACCAGAAGCTGGCGGAGTACGTGCGGCGGCAGCAGCTGCAGCAGAAGCTCAAGCAGGGCGGCGCCAACAACCTCAAGTCGAACGCGAGCgcgacctccaccacctccaccaccaccacctcctcctcctcctcgaacccCACGTCCTCCTCGGCCTCGAACTACATGAACAACGTCTGTTCCTCGGGCTCTCCGGCGTCCTCCTcgagcaccaccatcaccaagaGCTCGTCCTCGCTCCTGGGCTCCTCGTACAAGACGAGCTCGGCCTCCAGCCCGGCGTCGGGCGCGGCGTCCCTCGGCGGCGTGTCCTCGGCGCCCAAGTGCTCGTCCTCGCAGAGCATCCGCGCCACCAACACCAGCGTGCGCCAGATCCCCAACCCGTCGCTGCTCCGCCAGCAGTCCGAGTCGCGCATCACGGGCGGCCTCTCGGGCCTCGGCATGGCCTCCAGAAAGTCCTCCGAGTCCATCAGCAGAATCGAGAGCCTCACCAGATCCCTGCACGAGAAGATGGCCGCCAACTCGCTGGCCGCCTCGTCCCTGGCGGCCACCATCAACTCGGCGGTCAAGTAAGGCGCGCCGCGGGCCTCGAGGGCGGCGCCGCGCCAGGGCCACGGACCTGCGGGCGAAGGCGACGGCCTTTGCCTCTGCGTGCCTCCGGGCCGCCACCACGGCTCCGAAGGGGCGTGGCTACAGGAACAAAGAGGAACGGAAGTGATATAAATATTTTCTATATCTGTAGCTACTGAATTAAACAatgcaaaaaatgaaatatatatatatatagcgttagTTGATGAAAATCTGAAGTTTCAGTCGTATGTGTGAAATAGTGACAAGAAGTATGTGGAACCAGTTGTAAAGCAGATTACTATTCGAGCGCGAGTGTCGCGTGGACAAAGGTGGAAGTGGACCGCCGCGTGAGTGGAAGGAGTGACATTCAGACgagaacaaacataaaacacgaaTTGGAAGTGACATTGTTTTGAGGATCTctcaacgcacacacatacgcacgcacacacacgcacgtgcatacactcacactcaagcCCCGAATCTCGAGTGCCCAAAAGTGCCAGCGGCGGTTAACACACACTCGAGTGCCACGCTCGGTGCCCGCCAGTGCCGTTCGTGAActgactcttcccttcccttctctcttcttgccttcaGCCAACCACAGGAACTCGGCTTGTACAAATatggaaacaaacaaatgaaaggtTCGAggtgacaaagaaaaacaaaacaaattggaGGAATAcgagaagagagcaagagcgaagacgaaagaagaggcaCGGGTTCGCGTCGGGTGCCAATCcaagaagggcgagagaaagcgcGTTGTTCGTCTCCAGGTGCACGTATTAGTGTCTCGTGACTGTGActcgtgtgtgaaagagaaagagaatgaacacAAACATAAGAAGAGACCGAGAATGTCGTCTCGGGTCAATTCTCTGTCCCCTTTGAAGGCGTTTTAGCCTCTGGGGGGCGCCggtgcagggagaaggagggaggagggagagggagggaatgaaaggaggcagggaaggaggcagaataaaaaagaaaagaaaaaagcgaggCTCGAAAACCAGTGACAAAGTGGAGAACGAGAAACGGGTCTCCGAAGCCAGGGAAGCTCCGGCCGAACGAGTGACCCGAGGAGAAGAACCACGAAGTCGGGGCGAGGGAAAACGGACACTTCCCGCCCCTTTCTTCGGCCAAACAGAGGAATctccttgaagaaaaaaaaaagaaaaaaaagacctcgATTTAAGTGCTATATAgggaaataatttttattttgagaaacaaagaaaaaggacttTGTGGGACTTGCCATAAGTGAAGTAAGGGACCCGCGTATGGCCTCACACGtgcctctactccctccccccccatccctcctcctcctcctacctctttaccaccctcccctccccctccccttcagtgCTGACCGGGAGCAAGAATTTTTATTCAGATTCTTCAATTAAGATAATTCTTAGGACGTGAAActtttaagaaagggagaaataacgacgaagatgaagaatgagaaagaaaaaaaatgaataaaagtagtGGAAAGACTTTGAAATCCACGGAACAAAATGGTGATATAGAGATTAGATATGTAGTCACATAAGAAAGAACTATttgatttgtttctctttttctctcttcgttcttttttatatatagacttaattgattttattaatttcttatccATTCTGATCTGGCTTTAATTTGGATTAGCGTCAACGGAAACCAACCCACGTGGATTTGCGagatacgtaaatagataaaaaaagatgtttttatttatagcgatgatgataaaaaaaaaggtgattctctctcttctcttttcctttggcGTTTCCGGTTCTGaataaaggaaacgaagaaacagACAAGGAAGAAATGGGATAAGAAATCACTGGCATTAATTTATCATCAACTCTTTGACTGTATtagttatgtatattatatatatgaatatatatattaccgtATTTGGCCTATTTGTtggtataatattttttttcgggatttgatgatgactgatgatgatggtgatgatgacggtgatgatggtgatgataatgatgcttaatTCAAACAGTTTCTCCGTTttatatttcctccctttccGTAGGCCTAGATAGGCTTACGGCGGGACTACCAAAGAACTacaataaagaagataaataaataaaaaaaagagaaaaaaaaattctttcgagTAATTGTTTGTAAAATGTGTACATAAAACTATAGCATTATTATAGGTAGTTTAAGTAGGTCTCTATTGAAAAGTTCTATGTCATATGTAACCAGCCTATTTTCGACCATGCTGACGCTTCTCGTCTCTcgtctgtcttcttcctctgtttattttctcttttttctcttctcgccttcttccattcttccttctcgtctttttcctttcccttcttgcgtttcatttattctcttctcttttcttctgcttcgtctctcttctcttcttttctctactctctctctctcgctctctccatccatcccttatCAAgatttccattccctccctccttccttcctctcttccttccttccttccttccttcctcccccttcccctccccctcccttcgttaAGTTGTTGTTCCTCCTTCAGTGTAATTAAATAAGATCTACTGTATTATAACTTGTCACTCAACACACATTGTTGTTGTATCCAATAGaagttctttattattattatttatgtaattgCTATCTGTGTGCCATGCGAGGAATGCTGTTCTCTTTCTGTACGTGTGTGGATCAAGGACGGGTGTGGAAGGACTGGgagcgtgtgtgtacgtgggggTGTCCGTTGTGTACGTGGGGGTGTCCGTTGTGTACGTGGGGGTGTCCGTTGTGTACGTGGGTATTGATAGGAAAACATACACATGATGCTTGTTTGTAGATTATTGTATTCACATTGGCGTTCATGGTTAGATTGGAGCTCACAcgtgtagatgtaaatatattacACTTATAGGTACTgagatataaacatacgtatgtatgaatatgaagatACTTATgattgaatacaaacacacactcgcactcatactcacactcatacacactcatagacacacactcactcactcactctaactctcatactcacacacattcacacacactcactttaacTCTCGcactctcacacttacactcacgctcacactcacattcacattcacactcattcacacactcactctcacccccgcCCAATCACTCCCTCAAATCTTGGAGTTGGGATACCATCGTCACGAGAACAGACACTACCTCTGGAAGGGTTTTCCTGCCCTCTTCGTCTCCGTTCTCGCTGCGCCATgcactggaggggggggggctatgcagacagacagacagagagagagagagagagagtgagtgagtgagtgagtgagtgagtgagtgagtgagtgagtgagtgagtgagtgagtgagtgagtgagtgagtgagtgagtgagtgagtgtgtgtgtgtgtgtgtgtgtgtgtgggtgtgtgtgtgtgtatgtgtgtgtgtgtgtgtgtgtgtgtgtgtgtgtgtgtgtgtgtgtgtgtgtgtgtgtgtgaatgaatgaatatatgaatgatagTTACAGAAATGCCTTGATCAGTTTGGAGATGTTGGTGGGTGGCgtggagaatggaaagagagagagagagagaaggagacagagaagaagataaaaagagaaagaggggcagagTACCTTGGCCGGAGCTGGACGagacatccttccctccccccccctccatctcctcctcctcctccttctcttctttctctttctcctcctcctcctcttccttctctttctcctcctcctcctcctccttctcctcctcctcctcctcctcctcctcttcctccccctcctcctcctcctcctcctcctcttccttctttctcctccctcctcctcctcccctcctgctctctcctctccccttctcctctttccttcttcttccctttccaaccCATACCCCTCcaatcacccttctccccccccacgtCCAAACCCCACCAAGCAACGCCTCCTGAAGTTTCTGTATCCGAAGGAGGAGCGAGAAATGccacgccccctctcctcctttctacctcttcgactccacccaccaccacgccccctaccccaaccaccaccacaccatcctcAATATGCCCCCCTCccacttattcttcctccttcttcctctccttccttccccttcctcctctccctcctcccttcccccccccttctgtccttcctccttcgtcctccttcctcctccccctcgccctcttctccacttccttcttcatcccccttctctcctttcctcctcccttcccccttcttcctccccttcttcctccccctcgccctcttcttcttcttccaccgcctctcctcccttctgaccccctccctccccctcccctccccgccacccccctaGCGTCGGCCTGGCCTGGTCCGGCGGCTTAATCAAAGGGTTACATACAGGATAGATATTAATGTACAAATCATAGGGTACACTCGTCAGTTAGTGTGTGGaatgtatattgatgtatttacacccccttcctcctcccttccttccttcctcccttccctctattcctccctttctccctcttcctcctcttcctcctcctcctcctgtgtcatcTTGTTCCCTTGATTTGGAGGAAAACGAATTtttttgaagaaagaaaaggtgattgtATGTGTATTAAGGATaccttttaaaaaaagggggaaattttgAAATTGTAAAGAAGGTATAATTGTTATGTTTCATATGTTTGAAAAAAGTGTATTTGTTgagtttgtattttctttctttctttctttctctctctctctctctttgttgttttttcttgatttctcgtGATGCCAAAATCTTGTTTAAGAAATGTTGATTGGTCAGTGGAAGAAAGCAAACAGCCTTTgacctattttctgttttttttttattatttcgaaCGTGTAAGTAGGAGAAGGCAAACAGTACGGATTTTGCAAGGACTCCTGCACGGTAGCGGATTGCATGCAGCAGTTTGCAACAGAGAATAcgccgttttgtgtgtgtgtgtgtgtcgcttcgTCTCTCCAAGCCTTGTCAATTCCGGAGTACAAAGTGTGGAAAATTCATGGTGTGTGATTATAACCCTTGTGTATtagatgtgtatattatataacttttttttctctctcttgactcgctgtctctctgtctgtctctctctctctctctctctctctctctctctctctctctctctctctctctctctctctctctctctctctctctctctctctctctctctctccctctccctctccctctccctctccctctccctctccctctcctctccctctccctctccctctctctctcgctctcgctctcgctctccctctccctctccctctccctctctccctctctccctctccctctctccctctctccctctccctctcttcctttcgcaaAACTGGGCATTATTTCTCAAGGATCCGCGAGACAGATGCATGCAAGCGCCACGTGGGTATTGCTTGGGagctgcaacacacacacacacaagacgagAAAGTttttaagggaaaaaaggagaaaaaaaatagacacaggaAAAGGAATAATTGTATAAAATATCAGTTACcacaattttgttgtttttttgtaattatcattattattattatttgatgttaCTGTATCATATA
This portion of the Penaeus vannamei isolate JL-2024 chromosome 11, ASM4276789v1, whole genome shotgun sequence genome encodes:
- the LOC113828529 gene encoding pneumococcal serine-rich repeat protein, with amino-acid sequence MASPEGAGSKVTGGVSVSMSELNPHFVCLLCFGYFVDATTIIECMHTFCKSCIVNFLRTKRQCPRCETLLTKSRPCNSLRPDRVMQALVFKTVPGLFQAEMRRRIEFYQGHPHADYEQDVEDFQHYVFSPDDSVSLSIRYYNFREADAENSGSVVRYFRCPATVPVAVLKTLVKTKYRVPDPLRVELLYGDDRLLDSWTLMEVAYIYMWKRESPMELSFQVVATRKVKKRKPQAAALAAQEEEAAAAGGEEAFAAEECPEPPEKISRLESADDASTALPPEDQPSLHTRPPTPPETPEGGRGQEGDHYQLEDQPVHTHLDLHHEDVDEGGGVVAEGEAGGGGGAEDDEGGDEGEGGERAGEGAGEGAAEEMEEESPEAHEEAQEEAQGGEAQEAPEEVPEEEEEEEGGEKAAEDEGPEDPAEDPHEEGPEESHEEQMDASEDLDASKESNDLVVDHDSETPLEVDTSHETEPEGDGDADGDGSAEGDSGDVGRLGGGAPAPKDCGDDEQEDSAIDVTETSASEPPDSDDKDTDLNVSTESAEADADAPSEASSVSKLVQTDETPINLTRKLKGERKLRKDCYVFTDNEDDDEEAADLEEERDEVGALDLSRHARTVREARAQRESLESPPSGGKAGRTARGQGTQTILSITQSNKSKKLKQSPTCTASPTSTAQAAASAAQISRPALPLDWTHPPIVPGPVTPHAVAFSDLMTLSHAAVQLQLAMAHAQAQAQAQAQAQAQAQAQAQAEAQARAQEQVLKSLKVSESLSFVNGSGDTLTISPITTALQDRPSKNTPTKATSKMHHHAAKASVNGGSHVSHSRSSSTKSHGSHKSAGSIISSKASASSHGGLRTTIHKSALTASLKIPSVSVSKTNGAASSGSGGGSKGDKDYPERTGDPVFKITNQKLAEYVRRQQLQQKLKQGGANNLKSNASATSTTSTTTTSSSSSNPTSSSASNYMNNVCSSGSPASSSSTTITKSSSSLLGSSYKTSSASSPASGAASLGGVSSAPKCSSSQSIRATNTSVRQIPNPSLLRQQSESRITGGLSGLGMASRKSSESISRIESLTRSLHEKMAANSLAASSLAATINSAVK